In the Nitrospinota bacterium genome, one interval contains:
- a CDS encoding type I restriction endonuclease, with product MGSLNENTLELATVDYFRTLGYQYAHGPEIAPDGASPERENYAQVVLLGRLRNTLGRINPGVPTKKPFARLSAPISRRS from the coding sequence ATGGGATCACTGAACGAAAATACACTCGAACTGGCCACCGTGGATTACTTCCGCACGCTCGGCTATCAGTACGCCCACGGTCCGGAGATTGCCCCCGATGGCGCGTCCCCTGAGCGGGAGAACTACGCCCAAGTCGTGCTCCTCGGGCGGCTGCGGAACACGCTTGGACGGATAAATCCGGGCGTGCCGACGAAGAAGCCGTTCGCAAGGTTATCCGCCCCGATATCCCGTCGCTCATAG